Proteins encoded within one genomic window of Paraglaciecola psychrophila 170:
- a CDS encoding iron transporter, whose amino-acid sequence MKKLLTLISIFWAANSMALELVIGEERLEPGLVFIFEGAIKDHVQPAGLLHLKEHETHVHIEARANWDTKNTPKGTPSGGFVPYLHITSRVINQKTGLSTFIDVVPHINLVDNFHYARNITLPGSIDDKYTVTFNIIPPAHTELAIHRDWLNTYGNNLSKEQSYTYKDVDFSEIARASRTTK is encoded by the coding sequence ATGAAAAAACTATTAACCCTTATAAGCATATTTTGGGCTGCCAACAGTATGGCACTAGAACTGGTTATCGGTGAAGAACGCTTAGAGCCTGGACTGGTATTTATCTTTGAAGGTGCAATTAAAGATCATGTGCAGCCTGCTGGATTACTGCATCTTAAAGAACATGAGACACATGTTCATATTGAGGCAAGAGCAAACTGGGATACTAAAAATACACCCAAAGGTACGCCCAGTGGTGGATTTGTCCCATACCTACATATTACTTCTCGGGTGATTAATCAAAAAACAGGATTAAGCACTTTTATAGATGTAGTACCACATATTAACTTGGTCGATAACTTTCATTATGCCCGAAATATAACGCTTCCTGGCAGTATTGATGACAAATACACTGTGACATTCAATATTATTCCTCCAGCGCATACGGAGTTAGCAATACACAGAGACTGGCTTAACACTTATGGAAATAACCTTTCTAAAGAGCAAAGTTATACCTATAAAGACGTCGACTTTTCAGAGATCGCAAGGGCAAGCAGGACGACAAAATAG
- a CDS encoding helix-turn-helix transcriptional regulator, whose amino-acid sequence MPTCKLKQIDDLISPENKAFENGTTRFGELWSSQHHLNTDTTYNTKVPEGLHIGSGFANMQFQSLSLGQIQTCGASLQILQCPAGFDENVTTRIGKGRVFSGGLHFSDIATLQSEELQDILAKLATDAPLNISTNIPFDIAKRLCSSADQWFQGKALELYMEAKAYEYMAVATAVLTNNDFILAKNVTRYAKQARDIIEADLENVPTLAVMASIAATNVRSLTQAFRNSYGCTIQEYVTERRMEKAIMLLEQGHSVTETAYRIGYSLPYFSEKFNTHYGFNASTVIVI is encoded by the coding sequence ATGCCGACATGCAAACTCAAACAAATAGATGACCTTATTTCACCTGAAAATAAGGCATTTGAAAACGGCACTACACGATTTGGCGAACTTTGGTCAAGTCAGCATCATTTAAACACTGACACTACATACAACACCAAAGTGCCGGAAGGTCTGCATATTGGATCTGGCTTTGCGAATATGCAGTTTCAGTCCCTTTCGCTCGGTCAAATTCAGACTTGCGGAGCGTCGTTGCAAATCCTTCAATGTCCTGCAGGTTTTGATGAAAATGTCACTACGCGAATAGGCAAAGGGCGGGTATTTTCCGGTGGTTTACATTTCTCTGACATCGCTACTTTACAGTCTGAAGAATTGCAGGATATTTTAGCTAAGTTGGCAACCGATGCACCGCTCAATATTTCAACTAATATTCCCTTTGATATAGCGAAACGTCTCTGCTCTAGTGCTGATCAGTGGTTTCAAGGCAAAGCGTTAGAGTTATATATGGAAGCAAAAGCGTATGAGTATATGGCGGTTGCTACGGCGGTACTGACAAATAACGACTTCATATTAGCTAAAAACGTGACACGTTATGCTAAGCAGGCTAGGGACATTATTGAAGCCGATCTTGAAAATGTACCCACACTTGCCGTAATGGCGAGTATAGCTGCGACCAATGTTAGATCACTTACCCAAGCATTTCGAAATAGCTACGGATGTACTATTCAAGAGTATGTAACCGAACGTCGAATGGAGAAAGCAATCATGTTGCTTGAACAAGGACATAGCGTAACTGAAACCGCTTATCGGATTGGCTATAGTCTGCCTTATTTTAGTGAAAAATTTAACACTCACTATGGTTTTAATGCCAGCACTGTGATCGTCATTTGA
- a CDS encoding DUF4856 domain-containing protein, producing the protein MFKTKKSLLSVAVIASTLGLTACGGSSNDSLPTPTPTPSVNRAPTDITLSASNVSENVTGAAIGTLSATDADTADTFTFAVNDDRFEIDGAALKLKAENALNFEQETSVTLSVTVTDSASATFSKDITVSVDDLLDYYDFESKAMPGESSVSYSGQIARQLLISDLFKVIGAELSDATTFDTNSTFINREAVINALNSYFDVADYDVASQRTLLTTTTPSSQTMLTEISSSSKDLVGKIAGNDATGQHKDWNSEFAGWGAKGSTTPEGLVRTFFGMLADNAQTQLDGTVRQDPFGNDITNISLTSDGRDLKQLIQKFLSMSVSFSQGVDDYLDNDIDGKGLLSDHTDTAKAYTDLEHQFDEGFGYFGAARDYLDYSDEEVATKGGRDDWQLYHDTNGDGSIDFNSEYNFGHSTNASKRDRGATVANDFSKQAMDAFLQGRKLLNDTAGVALTDGQKTELYGYRDTAVLTWEKAIAATVVHYINDVDADLGSIGTDDFSYADTAKHWSEMKGFALGLQFNKATPLSDTDFITVHTMIGDMPVLTGEVEVSAYRADLLIARDLLQAAYAFDAENAANW; encoded by the coding sequence ATGTTTAAAACTAAAAAGAGTTTATTGTCAGTTGCTGTAATCGCATCCACACTTGGATTAACCGCCTGTGGTGGAAGTTCTAATGATTCTTTGCCAACGCCAACACCGACTCCTTCGGTCAATAGAGCACCTACAGACATAACGTTGTCTGCCAGTAATGTTTCAGAGAACGTTACAGGTGCCGCTATTGGCACGTTATCAGCAACCGATGCTGATACGGCAGATACCTTTACTTTTGCTGTTAACGACGATCGTTTTGAAATAGATGGTGCGGCGCTAAAACTAAAAGCAGAAAATGCCCTCAACTTCGAACAAGAAACAAGTGTCACCTTGAGTGTTACTGTTACTGACAGTGCAAGTGCCACTTTCAGTAAAGACATAACAGTGAGCGTTGATGACTTATTAGATTATTACGACTTCGAAAGTAAAGCGATGCCTGGAGAGTCTTCAGTTAGTTACAGTGGACAAATTGCACGTCAGTTGTTGATTAGTGATCTATTCAAAGTGATTGGTGCAGAACTAAGCGATGCAACGACGTTTGATACTAACAGCACATTTATTAATCGTGAAGCGGTTATCAATGCACTTAATTCATATTTTGATGTAGCTGATTACGACGTAGCGTCACAGCGCACACTTTTGACTACCACCACACCTAGCAGTCAAACGATGCTGACCGAAATCTCTAGTTCTTCTAAAGATCTAGTCGGTAAAATTGCAGGTAACGATGCCACAGGTCAGCATAAAGACTGGAATAGTGAGTTTGCAGGTTGGGGAGCAAAAGGCTCTACAACACCTGAAGGCCTAGTTCGCACCTTCTTCGGGATGCTAGCAGATAATGCCCAAACACAACTAGACGGAACAGTTCGTCAAGATCCCTTTGGCAACGATATTACTAATATTTCTTTAACCAGTGATGGCCGTGATTTAAAACAACTTATTCAAAAGTTTTTATCAATGTCAGTCTCATTTTCACAAGGTGTAGATGATTACTTAGATAATGATATAGATGGCAAAGGGTTACTTTCTGATCATACTGATACCGCAAAAGCATACACTGATTTAGAGCATCAGTTTGATGAAGGGTTCGGTTATTTCGGTGCGGCCAGAGATTATCTTGATTACAGTGATGAAGAAGTAGCAACGAAGGGCGGTCGTGACGATTGGCAGCTTTATCACGATACCAATGGAGATGGATCCATTGACTTCAATTCTGAGTATAATTTCGGTCATTCTACTAATGCATCTAAGCGTGATCGAGGTGCGACAGTCGCTAACGATTTCAGCAAACAAGCGATGGACGCATTTTTACAAGGTCGTAAATTGTTAAATGATACCGCTGGTGTTGCGTTAACAGATGGGCAAAAGACTGAGCTCTATGGGTATCGTGATACTGCCGTTCTAACATGGGAAAAAGCCATTGCAGCAACGGTTGTTCACTACATCAATGATGTAGATGCAGATCTAGGATCGATTGGAACTGATGACTTTAGTTATGCTGATACTGCAAAACATTGGTCTGAAATGAAGGGCTTTGCTTTAGGCTTGCAGTTTAACAAAGCCACACCTCTTAGCGATACAGACTTCATCACAGTTCACACCATGATAGGTGACATGCCGGTGTTAACAGGTGAGGTTGAAGTGTCGGCTTATCGTGCTGATCTATTAATAGCTAGAGATTTGTTGCAGGCAGCTTATG
- a CDS encoding Fur family transcriptional regulator — MIGEPDTQNISKNERLLMSKGVKITKPRLLILELLQQSSTQHFSAEELYRLLVSNGGKVGHASIRRILTEFCAARIAVRHHFSPNRMIYELSSQNDHDHMIDVHTGQVIDYNSNELIELAKKIAYAQEYELADKMLVLYVKKAPL; from the coding sequence ATGATAGGTGAGCCAGATACTCAAAATATTTCAAAAAACGAGCGTCTATTGATGAGTAAAGGAGTGAAGATCACCAAACCTCGCTTATTGATATTGGAGCTGCTGCAACAATCATCCACACAACATTTCAGTGCAGAGGAGCTATACAGACTATTAGTTTCTAACGGCGGAAAGGTAGGTCATGCCAGCATTCGCAGGATACTCACTGAATTTTGTGCTGCACGCATTGCTGTTAGGCACCATTTTTCTCCCAATAGAATGATTTACGAATTATCCTCACAAAATGACCATGATCACATGATTGATGTTCATACAGGCCAAGTTATTGATTACAACAGCAATGAGTTAATTGAGCTTGCTAAAAAGATTGCCTATGCGCAAGAGTATGAGTTGGCCGATAAAATGCTGGTTCTATACGTTAAAAAAGCCCCCCTTTGA